The following coding sequences lie in one Micromonospora sp. R77 genomic window:
- the gltB gene encoding glutamate synthase large subunit produces the protein MAFPYPLSSPQSAPPASGLYDPAQEHDACGVAFVADLHGRRSHEVVANGLGALCRLDHRGARGAEHNTGDGAGIMIQVPDAFLRAVVDFPLPPAGQYATGLVFLPDDDAAEARARRVVEKYALVEGADVLGWRDVPTDPSGLGETALAAMPRVRQLFLAAHRLTGSPAGPAGSPLTGLDLDRVAFCVRKQAERETAERGVPAYFPSLSGRTMVWKGMLTPDQLPAYYPELTDSRVVSAIALVHSRFSTNTFPSWPLAHPYRFIAHNGEINTIRGNRNWMQAREALLRSPNLPGNIRRVFPVCTPGASDSANFDEVLELLHLAGRSLPHAVLMMIPEAWENDPDMRADKRAFYRFHASLMEPWDGPASVAFTDGEIVGAVLDRNGLRPGRWWRTADGLVVLGSEAGVLDLDPAGVVAKGRLQPGKMFLVDTVNGRIVSDDEIKAELAAAQPYDEWLHAGLIELDDLPPREHIVYTHDSVRRRQQTFGYTEEELKILLAPMARVGAEPIGSMGTDTPIAALSTRPRLLYDYFHQLFAQVTNPPLDAIREELVTSLASTIGPEGNLLDPGAASCRQIVLPHPVIDNDELAKILSIDEDGDLPGFKAVRVSGLYRVRDGGAGIKARLTEICRHVSEAIEDGVRILVLSDRDSNADLAPIPSLLLTAAVHQHLVREQTRTQVALVVESGDCREVHHAAVLIGYGAAAVNPYLAFESVEDMISTGALVGVEPRKAVRNLVKALGKGVLKIMSKMGISTVSSYCGAQVFEAVGLDTRLVERYFRGTPSKIGGIGLAEIHAEVAARHALAWPAPGTQTSDRLEVGGEYQWRREGELHLFNPETVFLLQHATRSRQYDVFRQYTAKVDELAAQAGSLRGLFRLRTGVRPAVPLEEVEPATEIVKRFATGAMSYGSISAEAHETLAIAMNRLGGKSNTGEGGEDVERLHDPARRSAVKQIASGRFGVTSEYLVNADDLQIKMAQGAKPGEGGQLPGNKVWPWIARTRHATPGVGLISPPPHHDIYSIEDLAQLVHDLKCVNPAARVHVKLVSEVGVGTVAAGVAKLKADVILISGHDGGTGASPLNSLKHAGTPWELGLAEAQQTLLLNKLRDRVTVQVDGQLKTGRDVLIAALLGAEEFGFATAPLIVEGCVMMRVCHLDTCPVGIATQNPVLRERFTGKPEFVENFFLFLAEEVRGYLAELGFRSIEEAIGQTELLDLAPAIDHWKGHGLDLAPVLQLPELPADAARRGIRAQDHGLELALDNELIALAEPALRDGTPVRVEVAVRNEHRSVGAMLGGEVTRRFGGTGLPTDTIEFLLRGTAGQSFGAFLPHGVTLRLHGDANDYVGKGLSGGRLVVRPDAAAPFAASAAGAGERAEDQIIAGNTILYGATAGEVFLRGRVGERFAVRNSGAVAVVEGVGDHGCEYMTGGTVVVLGETGRNFAAGMSGGTAFVWRLDRRRVNTELVDLTPLRDEERDRLHELVQRHFAETDSAVAEELLKRWPEAVEEFTAVVPRDYRRVLEIMRAAEAAGRDVDDAVMTALTPSVPPVTRVAAQEVARA, from the coding sequence GTGGCCTTTCCGTACCCTCTCAGCAGCCCGCAGTCGGCCCCGCCCGCGAGCGGGCTCTACGACCCCGCCCAGGAGCACGACGCGTGCGGCGTGGCCTTCGTGGCCGACCTGCACGGGCGCCGGTCGCACGAGGTCGTCGCGAACGGGCTCGGCGCGCTCTGCCGGCTGGACCACCGGGGCGCCCGGGGCGCGGAGCACAACACCGGTGACGGCGCCGGCATCATGATCCAGGTGCCGGACGCGTTCCTGCGCGCCGTGGTGGACTTCCCGCTCCCGCCCGCCGGCCAGTACGCCACCGGTCTGGTCTTCCTCCCCGACGACGACGCCGCCGAGGCGCGCGCCCGCCGGGTGGTGGAGAAGTACGCCCTGGTCGAGGGCGCCGACGTGCTGGGTTGGCGGGACGTCCCGACCGACCCGAGCGGGCTGGGCGAGACCGCGCTGGCGGCGATGCCCCGGGTCCGGCAGCTCTTCCTCGCCGCGCACCGGCTCACCGGTTCGCCGGCCGGTCCCGCCGGCTCCCCGCTGACCGGGCTCGACCTGGACCGGGTGGCGTTCTGCGTCCGCAAGCAGGCCGAGCGGGAGACCGCCGAGCGGGGCGTGCCGGCATACTTCCCGTCGCTGTCCGGGCGGACCATGGTCTGGAAGGGCATGCTCACCCCCGACCAGCTCCCCGCGTACTACCCGGAGCTGACCGACTCCCGGGTGGTCAGCGCGATCGCCCTGGTGCACTCGCGGTTCTCCACCAACACCTTCCCGTCCTGGCCGCTGGCCCACCCGTACCGGTTCATCGCGCACAACGGCGAGATCAACACGATCCGGGGCAACCGGAACTGGATGCAGGCCCGCGAGGCGCTGCTGCGCAGCCCGAACCTGCCCGGCAACATCCGCCGGGTGTTCCCGGTCTGCACCCCGGGCGCCTCGGACTCGGCGAACTTCGACGAGGTTCTCGAACTGCTGCACCTGGCCGGGCGGAGCCTGCCGCACGCGGTGCTGATGATGATCCCGGAGGCGTGGGAGAACGACCCGGACATGCGCGCGGACAAGCGCGCCTTCTACCGCTTCCACGCCAGCCTGATGGAGCCGTGGGACGGCCCGGCCTCGGTCGCCTTCACCGACGGCGAGATCGTCGGCGCGGTGCTGGACCGCAACGGCCTGCGCCCCGGCCGCTGGTGGCGTACCGCCGACGGTCTGGTCGTGCTGGGCAGCGAGGCGGGCGTGCTCGACCTCGACCCGGCCGGCGTGGTCGCCAAGGGCCGGCTCCAGCCGGGGAAGATGTTCCTGGTCGACACGGTCAACGGCCGGATCGTCTCGGACGACGAGATCAAGGCCGAGCTGGCCGCCGCGCAGCCGTACGACGAGTGGCTGCACGCCGGCCTGATCGAGCTGGACGACCTGCCGCCGCGCGAGCACATCGTCTACACCCACGACTCGGTCCGCCGCCGCCAGCAGACCTTCGGTTACACCGAGGAGGAGCTGAAGATCCTGCTCGCGCCGATGGCGCGGGTCGGTGCGGAGCCGATCGGCTCGATGGGTACGGACACCCCGATCGCCGCGCTGTCGACCCGGCCGCGGCTGCTCTACGACTACTTCCACCAGCTCTTCGCCCAGGTCACCAACCCGCCGCTGGACGCCATCCGGGAGGAGCTGGTGACCAGCCTGGCGTCGACCATCGGCCCGGAGGGCAACCTGCTGGACCCGGGCGCGGCGAGCTGCCGGCAGATCGTGCTGCCCCATCCGGTGATCGACAACGACGAGCTGGCCAAGATCCTCTCCATCGACGAGGACGGTGACCTGCCCGGCTTCAAGGCGGTCCGGGTCTCCGGTCTCTACCGGGTCCGCGACGGCGGGGCCGGCATCAAGGCCCGGCTGACCGAGATCTGCCGGCACGTCTCCGAGGCGATCGAGGACGGCGTCCGGATCCTGGTGCTGTCGGACCGGGACTCCAACGCCGACCTGGCCCCGATCCCGTCGCTGCTGCTCACCGCGGCGGTGCACCAGCACCTGGTCCGGGAGCAGACCCGGACCCAGGTGGCGCTGGTGGTGGAGTCCGGTGACTGCCGGGAGGTGCACCACGCGGCGGTCCTGATCGGCTACGGCGCGGCGGCGGTCAACCCGTACCTGGCCTTCGAGTCGGTGGAGGACATGATCTCCACGGGCGCGCTGGTGGGCGTGGAGCCGCGCAAGGCGGTCCGCAACCTGGTCAAGGCGCTCGGCAAGGGCGTCCTGAAGATCATGTCGAAGATGGGCATCTCGACGGTCTCGTCGTACTGCGGGGCGCAGGTCTTCGAGGCGGTCGGGCTGGACACCCGGCTGGTCGAGCGCTACTTCCGGGGCACCCCCAGCAAGATCGGCGGGATCGGGCTGGCCGAGATCCACGCCGAGGTGGCCGCCCGGCACGCGCTGGCCTGGCCCGCCCCCGGCACCCAGACCTCGGACCGGCTGGAGGTCGGCGGGGAATACCAGTGGCGGCGCGAGGGCGAGCTGCACCTGTTCAACCCGGAGACGGTCTTCCTGCTCCAGCACGCCACCCGCAGCCGCCAGTACGACGTGTTCCGGCAGTACACCGCCAAGGTCGACGAGCTGGCCGCGCAGGCCGGCTCGCTGCGCGGGCTGTTCCGGCTGCGTACCGGGGTGCGGCCGGCGGTGCCGCTGGAGGAGGTGGAGCCGGCCACCGAGATCGTCAAGCGGTTCGCCACCGGCGCCATGTCGTACGGGTCGATCTCGGCGGAGGCGCACGAGACCCTCGCCATCGCGATGAACCGCCTCGGCGGCAAGTCCAACACCGGCGAGGGCGGCGAGGACGTCGAGCGCCTGCACGACCCGGCGCGTCGCTCCGCGGTCAAGCAGATCGCCAGCGGCCGGTTCGGCGTGACCAGCGAATACCTGGTCAACGCCGACGACCTCCAGATCAAGATGGCGCAGGGCGCGAAGCCCGGCGAGGGCGGTCAGCTGCCCGGCAACAAGGTCTGGCCGTGGATCGCCCGGACCCGGCACGCCACCCCCGGCGTCGGCCTGATCTCGCCGCCGCCGCACCACGACATCTATTCCATCGAGGACCTCGCCCAGCTCGTGCACGACCTGAAGTGCGTGAACCCGGCCGCCCGGGTGCACGTCAAGCTGGTCAGCGAGGTCGGCGTGGGCACCGTCGCGGCGGGCGTCGCCAAGCTCAAGGCCGACGTCATCCTGATCTCCGGCCACGACGGCGGCACCGGCGCGTCCCCGCTGAACTCGCTCAAGCACGCCGGCACCCCGTGGGAGCTGGGCCTGGCCGAGGCGCAGCAGACGCTGCTGCTCAACAAGCTCCGCGACCGGGTCACCGTGCAGGTCGACGGTCAGCTCAAGACCGGCCGGGACGTGCTGATCGCGGCGCTGCTCGGGGCCGAGGAGTTCGGCTTCGCCACCGCGCCGCTGATCGTCGAGGGCTGCGTGATGATGCGGGTCTGCCACCTGGACACCTGTCCGGTCGGCATCGCCACCCAGAACCCGGTGCTGCGCGAGCGGTTCACCGGCAAGCCGGAGTTCGTGGAGAACTTCTTCCTCTTCCTCGCCGAGGAGGTCCGCGGCTACCTCGCCGAGCTGGGCTTCCGGTCGATCGAGGAGGCGATCGGGCAGACCGAGCTGCTCGACCTCGCCCCGGCCATCGACCACTGGAAGGGGCACGGGCTGGACCTGGCGCCCGTACTCCAGCTGCCGGAGCTGCCGGCGGACGCCGCGCGGCGCGGCATCCGGGCCCAGGACCACGGCCTGGAGCTGGCCCTGGACAACGAGCTGATCGCGCTGGCCGAGCCGGCGCTGCGGGACGGCACACCGGTCCGGGTGGAGGTGGCGGTGCGCAACGAGCACCGCAGCGTGGGCGCGATGCTCGGCGGCGAGGTGACCCGCCGCTTCGGCGGCACCGGCCTGCCCACCGACACGATCGAGTTCCTGCTGCGCGGCACCGCCGGCCAGTCCTTCGGCGCGTTCCTGCCGCACGGGGTGACCCTGCGGCTGCACGGCGACGCCAACGACTACGTCGGCAAGGGCCTCTCCGGCGGCCGGCTCGTCGTCCGTCCGGACGCCGCCGCACCGTTCGCCGCGTCCGCGGCCGGGGCGGGGGAGCGGGCCGAGGACCAGATCATCGCCGGCAACACCATCCTGTACGGGGCCACGGCCGGCGAGGTCTTCCTGCGCGGCCGGGTGGGCGAGCGGTTCGCGGTGCGCAACTCCGGCGCGGTCGCGGTGGTCGAGGGCGTCGGCGACCACGGCTGCGAGTACATGACCGGCGGCACGGTGGTGGTGCTGGGCGAGACGGGGCGCAACTTCGCCGCGGGCATGTCCGGCGGCACCGCGTTCGTCTGGCGGCTCGACCGGCGTCGGGTGAACACCGAGCTGGTCGACCTGACCCCGCTGCGGGACGAGGAACGGGACCGGCTGCACGAGCTGGTGCAGCGGCACTTCGCCGAGACCGACTCGGCGGTCGCCGAGGAGCTGTTGAAGCGCTGGCCGGAGGCGGTGGAGGAGTTCACCGCCGTGGTGCCCCGGGACTACCGCCGGGTGCTGGAGATCATGCGGGCCGCCGAAGCCGCCGGCCGTGACGTCGACGACGCGGTGATGACCGCGCTGACCCCGTCCGTGCCGCCCGTCACGCGGGTGGCGGCCCAGGAGGTTGCTCGTGCCTGA
- a CDS encoding NAD(P)/FAD-dependent oxidoreductase — translation MRTAVVVGAGLGGLAVAGALARSGWQVTLLERADRVRPEPTAVVLWPNGVRALRALGLGAGLDAIATELPDGGIRRPDGQWLVQPRPTPAERMPVVVHREDLHDALIAGLGDRVELRTGVAVRTVRAVSGERPAVGDGRRTIEADLVVAADGTDSEIRRQLAPEATVVSSGCAAWRAVIPWYQAPRLPADQPVGGETLGAGYRFVAASLGERGTAGGSSRGGIYWVATAAGAPRPEPPETQLTLLKRWFAGWPAPIAELLDATDPADLVQQEIRELRPLPRAYGFPVGPGGVVLLGDAAHAMPPHLGQGACLAFEDAATLASLLRESRLPDAVASYDRLRRPRAATVVRQTRRMSAVLQTRGRLALRARDAALGTISPRLRNTAASAAAQWQPPAWSCRQPPNRRQRSVGR, via the coding sequence ATGCGTACCGCGGTGGTGGTCGGCGCCGGCCTCGGTGGCCTGGCGGTAGCCGGCGCGCTGGCCCGCTCGGGCTGGCAGGTCACGCTCCTGGAGCGGGCCGACCGGGTCCGCCCGGAGCCGACCGCCGTCGTGCTCTGGCCCAACGGGGTACGCGCGCTGCGCGCCCTCGGCCTCGGTGCCGGGCTGGACGCGATCGCCACCGAGCTGCCCGACGGCGGGATCCGCCGTCCCGACGGGCAGTGGCTGGTGCAGCCGCGTCCCACGCCCGCCGAACGGATGCCCGTGGTGGTGCACCGGGAGGACCTGCACGACGCGTTGATCGCCGGGCTCGGCGACCGGGTGGAACTGCGTACCGGGGTGGCCGTGCGGACCGTGCGGGCGGTCTCCGGGGAACGCCCCGCCGTGGGTGACGGCCGCCGCACCATCGAGGCGGACCTGGTGGTCGCCGCCGACGGCACCGACAGCGAGATCCGCCGGCAGCTCGCCCCCGAGGCGACCGTGGTCAGCTCCGGGTGCGCCGCCTGGCGGGCGGTGATCCCCTGGTACCAGGCGCCGAGGCTCCCCGCCGATCAGCCGGTGGGCGGGGAGACGCTGGGTGCCGGCTACCGGTTCGTGGCCGCCTCGCTGGGCGAGCGCGGCACCGCCGGCGGCTCCAGCCGGGGCGGCATCTACTGGGTGGCCACCGCTGCCGGCGCGCCCCGGCCGGAGCCGCCGGAGACCCAGCTCACCCTGCTCAAGCGCTGGTTCGCCGGCTGGCCCGCGCCGATCGCCGAGCTGCTCGACGCCACCGACCCGGCCGACCTGGTGCAGCAGGAGATCCGCGAGCTGCGCCCGCTGCCCCGGGCGTACGGTTTCCCGGTCGGGCCGGGCGGGGTGGTGCTGCTCGGTGACGCCGCGCACGCCATGCCACCGCACCTCGGGCAGGGCGCGTGCCTCGCCTTCGAGGACGCGGCGACCCTCGCCTCGCTGCTGAGGGAGTCCCGGCTGCCCGACGCGGTCGCGTCGTACGACCGGCTGCGCCGGCCCCGCGCGGCGACCGTGGTCCGGCAGACCCGCCGGATGTCGGCGGTCCTGCAGACCCGGGGGCGGCTCGCGCTGCGCGCCCGCGACGCGGCCCTGGGCACGATCAGCCCTCGGCTGCGCAACACCGCCGCCTCCGCCGCCGCCCAGTGGCAGCCGCCGGCCTGGAGTTGCCGGCAGCCCCCGAACCGCCGGCAGCGGTCGGTGGGCCGGTAG
- the lgt gene encoding prolipoprotein diacylglyceryl transferase, whose protein sequence is MTLAPMTPLAALPSPSTAVWQLGPVPLRAYALCIVAGIVVACVVTERRLRQRGVAPGAVLDIAVWAVPTGIVGARLYHVITSPDKYFGDGGQPLKAFAIWEGGLGIWGAVAGGAIGAWIAARQLGIPLTVVADALAPGLPLAQAVGRFGNWFNNELYGGRTTLPWGLEVHVMDPDNPGHALRDEAGNPILQPGLYHPTFLYEALWNVGVAALVLVLDRKLRLGRGRAFALYVMGYTAGRFWIELMRTDEATHVLGLRINVWTAGLVFLGALIYFLRVRGPREYLVPIGVPATPVPPAGGDVSQVDLSAREPGPATVAPEGYRVVSEEQFRAYQETGEVPAETAPAETAPGEVEAGEVEATRAGTADTEATRAGTSEDEEPAARADTTGAPAARADTSGAPADRAGATGAGPADRDS, encoded by the coding sequence GTGACCCTCGCCCCGATGACCCCACTGGCGGCCCTGCCCAGCCCCAGCACCGCCGTATGGCAGCTCGGTCCGGTCCCGCTGCGGGCGTACGCGCTCTGCATCGTCGCCGGCATCGTGGTGGCCTGCGTGGTGACCGAACGCCGGCTGCGCCAGCGGGGTGTGGCCCCGGGCGCGGTGCTCGACATCGCGGTCTGGGCGGTGCCCACCGGGATCGTCGGCGCGCGGCTCTACCACGTGATCACCTCGCCGGACAAATACTTCGGCGACGGCGGTCAGCCGCTCAAGGCGTTCGCCATCTGGGAGGGCGGGCTCGGCATCTGGGGCGCGGTCGCCGGTGGCGCCATCGGTGCCTGGATCGCCGCCCGGCAGCTCGGCATCCCGCTGACCGTGGTGGCCGACGCCCTGGCTCCGGGCCTGCCGCTGGCCCAGGCGGTGGGCCGGTTCGGCAACTGGTTCAACAACGAGCTCTACGGCGGTCGGACCACCCTCCCGTGGGGGCTCGAGGTGCACGTCATGGACCCGGACAACCCCGGGCACGCGCTCCGCGACGAGGCCGGCAACCCGATCCTGCAGCCGGGGCTCTATCACCCGACCTTCCTCTACGAGGCGCTCTGGAACGTCGGCGTCGCCGCACTGGTCCTCGTCCTGGACCGGAAGCTGCGGCTCGGCCGGGGCCGCGCTTTCGCGCTCTACGTGATGGGCTACACCGCCGGCCGGTTCTGGATCGAGCTGATGCGTACCGACGAGGCCACCCACGTGCTCGGCCTGCGGATCAACGTCTGGACCGCCGGGCTGGTCTTCCTCGGCGCGTTGATCTACTTCCTCCGGGTCCGCGGGCCCCGGGAGTACCTGGTCCCGATCGGCGTGCCGGCGACCCCGGTCCCGCCCGCCGGTGGCGACGTGTCCCAGGTCGACCTCTCCGCCCGCGAGCCCGGCCCGGCCACGGTGGCCCCGGAGGGCTACCGGGTGGTCAGCGAGGAACAGTTCCGCGCCTACCAGGAGACCGGCGAGGTCCCCGCCGAAACCGCCCCCGCCGAAACCGCCCCCGGTGAGGTCGAGGCCGGCGAGGTCGAGGCGACGCGGGCCGGGACGGCGGACACCGAGGCCACCCGGGCCGGGACCTCGGAGGACGAGGAGCCGGCCGCCCGCGCCGACACCACCGGCGCACCCGCCGCCCGCGCCGACACGAGCGGCGCACCCGCCGACCGGGCCGGCGCCACGGGTGCCGGCCCCGCCGACCGGGACAGCTGA
- the trpA gene encoding tryptophan synthase subunit alpha: MSRIGVAFDKARADGRAVLVGCMPAGFPTVEGSIAAMTAMVEAGVDVIEVEIPYSDPVMDGPVIQKASDIALAGGVRTADTLRIIEAVAATGAQVVTMTYWNPIEQYGVDAFARDLAAAGGTGLITPDLIPEEADEWLAASEAYGLDRTFLVSPSSTDARLRMTVEHCRGFVYATAIMGVTGARSQTSDAAPVLVSRLREVTDLPVGVGLGVGTGAQAGTVAGYADGVIVGSALIRCLLDAGDQAAGLAALRALSAELAEGVRNPVR, from the coding sequence GTGAGTCGGATCGGGGTCGCCTTCGACAAGGCCCGCGCCGACGGGCGGGCCGTGCTGGTCGGCTGCATGCCGGCCGGTTTCCCCACCGTCGAGGGCAGCATCGCCGCGATGACCGCCATGGTCGAGGCCGGGGTGGACGTCATCGAGGTGGAGATCCCCTACTCCGACCCGGTGATGGACGGACCGGTCATCCAGAAGGCCAGCGACATCGCCCTGGCCGGCGGTGTCCGGACCGCGGACACGCTGCGCATCATCGAGGCCGTCGCGGCCACCGGTGCCCAGGTGGTCACCATGACCTACTGGAACCCGATCGAGCAGTACGGCGTCGACGCGTTCGCCCGTGACCTGGCCGCCGCCGGGGGCACCGGGCTGATCACCCCGGACCTGATCCCGGAGGAGGCGGACGAGTGGCTGGCCGCCTCCGAGGCGTACGGCCTGGACCGGACCTTCCTGGTCTCCCCGTCCTCCACCGACGCCCGGCTGCGGATGACCGTCGAGCACTGCCGGGGCTTCGTCTACGCCACCGCGATCATGGGCGTCACCGGCGCCCGGTCGCAGACCTCCGACGCCGCTCCGGTGCTGGTCTCCCGGCTGCGTGAGGTCACCGACCTGCCGGTCGGCGTCGGCCTCGGCGTCGGCACCGGCGCCCAGGCCGGCACCGTGGCCGGGTACGCCGACGGCGTCATCGTCGGCAGCGCCCTGATCCGCTGCCTGCTCGACGCCGGCGACCAGGCCGCCGGCCTGGCCGCCCTGCGCGCGCTCAGCGCCGAGCTGGCCGAGGGCGTCCGCAACCCCGTCCGCTGA
- the trpB gene encoding tryptophan synthase subunit beta encodes MSANASAPAGQLPDAAGHFGRFGGRFVPEALVAALDELDAAYRKAMTDEGFLAEFGALLRDYAGTPSLLYTAERFSAKAGARILLKREDLNHTGAHKVRNVLGQALLTRRMGKKRVIAETGAGQHGVATATAAALFDLDCVVYMGEVDTERQALNVARMRMLGATVVPVTTGSRTLKDAMNEAMRDWVANVDDTHYLIGTAAGPHPFPEMVRDFVRGIGEEARQQCLDLTGALPDAVAACVGGGSNALGIFHAFVDDADVRLYGFEAGGEGVETGRHAASITGGTSGVLHGTRTYVLQNADGQTIESHSISAGLDYPGVGPEHAWLHDSGRATYTPVTDTEAMAAFELLCRTEGIIPAIESAHALAGALKIAPTLAAELGREPVIVVNLSGRGDKDVHTAGEYFGILDKE; translated from the coding sequence ATGAGCGCCAACGCGTCGGCCCCGGCCGGCCAGCTTCCCGACGCCGCCGGTCACTTCGGCCGCTTCGGTGGCCGTTTCGTCCCGGAGGCGCTGGTCGCGGCGCTCGACGAGCTGGACGCGGCGTACCGCAAGGCGATGACCGACGAGGGCTTCCTCGCCGAGTTCGGCGCCCTGCTGCGCGACTACGCCGGCACCCCGTCGCTGCTCTACACCGCCGAGCGGTTCTCCGCGAAGGCGGGCGCCCGGATCCTGCTCAAGCGGGAGGACCTGAACCACACCGGCGCGCACAAGGTGCGCAACGTGCTGGGCCAGGCCCTGCTGACCCGGCGGATGGGCAAGAAGCGGGTGATCGCGGAGACCGGCGCCGGGCAGCACGGCGTGGCCACCGCCACCGCCGCCGCGCTGTTCGACCTCGACTGCGTGGTCTACATGGGCGAGGTGGACACCGAGCGGCAGGCGCTCAACGTGGCCCGGATGCGGATGCTCGGCGCCACCGTCGTCCCGGTGACCACCGGTTCGCGGACCCTCAAGGACGCGATGAACGAGGCGATGCGGGACTGGGTCGCCAACGTCGACGACACCCACTACCTGATCGGCACCGCCGCCGGGCCGCACCCGTTCCCGGAGATGGTCCGGGACTTCGTGCGCGGCATCGGCGAGGAGGCCCGCCAGCAGTGCCTGGACCTCACCGGCGCGCTGCCGGACGCGGTCGCGGCCTGCGTCGGCGGCGGCTCCAACGCGCTCGGCATCTTCCACGCGTTCGTGGACGATGCCGACGTCCGGCTGTACGGCTTCGAGGCCGGTGGCGAGGGCGTCGAGACCGGCCGGCACGCGGCCAGCATCACCGGCGGCACCTCCGGCGTGCTGCACGGCACCCGGACGTACGTGCTGCAGAACGCCGACGGCCAGACCATCGAGTCGCACTCGATCTCGGCCGGCCTGGACTACCCGGGCGTCGGCCCGGAGCACGCCTGGCTGCACGACAGCGGCCGGGCCACCTACACGCCGGTGACCGACACCGAGGCGATGGCCGCGTTCGAGCTGCTCTGCCGCACCGAGGGGATCATCCCGGCGATCGAGAGCGCGCACGCGCTCGCCGGCGCGCTGAAGATCGCCCCGACGCTCGCCGCCGAGCTGGGCCGGGAGCCGGTCATCGTGGTCAACCTCTCCGGTCGGGGCGACAAGGACGTGCACACCGCCGGCGAGTACTTCGGCATCCTCGACAAGGAGTGA
- the trpC gene encoding indole-3-glycerol phosphate synthase TrpC, whose protein sequence is MLDEILAGVREDVARRQEQVPLERIRELAAAAPPPLDAYAALRRPGVAVIAEVKRSSPSRGRLAEIADPADLAGEYAAGGARAISVLTEGRWFGGSLDDLAAVRAAVKVPVLRKDFVVSSYQVHEARAHGADLVLLIVAALEQNALVGLLERIESLGMTALVEVHTEEEADRALEAGAQVIGVNARDLRTLEVDRSVFERIAPGLPSSVVKIAESGVRGPHDLIRYASAGADAVLVGEGLVTQKSPREAVAELVNAGNHPATPRPVR, encoded by the coding sequence GTGCTCGACGAGATTCTGGCCGGCGTCCGCGAGGATGTGGCCCGGCGCCAGGAGCAGGTCCCGCTGGAGCGGATCCGCGAGCTGGCCGCCGCCGCGCCGCCACCGTTGGACGCGTACGCGGCCCTGCGGCGGCCCGGCGTGGCCGTGATCGCGGAGGTGAAGCGCTCGTCGCCGTCCCGGGGACGGTTGGCCGAGATCGCCGACCCCGCCGACCTGGCCGGGGAGTACGCCGCCGGTGGCGCACGCGCGATCAGCGTGCTCACCGAGGGCCGCTGGTTCGGCGGCTCGCTGGACGACCTGGCGGCCGTCCGCGCCGCGGTGAAGGTGCCGGTGCTGCGCAAGGACTTCGTGGTCTCCAGCTACCAGGTGCACGAGGCCCGCGCCCACGGCGCCGACCTGGTGCTGCTGATCGTCGCCGCGCTGGAGCAGAACGCGCTGGTCGGGCTGCTGGAGCGGATCGAGTCGCTGGGCATGACCGCGCTGGTCGAGGTGCACACCGAGGAGGAGGCCGACCGGGCCCTGGAGGCCGGCGCGCAGGTGATCGGGGTCAATGCCCGTGACCTGCGTACCCTTGAGGTCGACCGCTCGGTGTTCGAGCGGATCGCGCCCGGCCTGCCCAGCAGCGTCGTCAAGATCGCCGAGTCCGGCGTGCGCGGCCCGCACGACCTGATCCGCTACGCCTCCGCCGGCGCCGACGCCGTGCTGGTGGGGGAGGGCCTGGTCACCCAGAAGAGCCCCCGCGAGGCGGTCGCCGAGCTGGTCAACGCCGGGAACCACCCGGCGACGCCCCGTCCGGTGCGCTGA